A section of the Bacteroidota bacterium genome encodes:
- the rpsS gene encoding 30S ribosomal protein S19, which yields MARSVKKGPFIDYKLEKKITAMNKGGKKSVIKTWARRSTISPDFVGHTVAVYNGNKFVPVYVTENMVGHKFGEFSPTRTYRGHTGNNKMDKSAPASAPSAAPAAKSE from the coding sequence ATGGCACGTTCAGTAAAAAAAGGTCCTTTTATCGATTATAAATTGGAGAAAAAAATTACCGCTATGAATAAAGGCGGTAAAAAATCCGTGATCAAAACATGGGCACGTAGATCAACTATTTCTCCTGATTTTGTTGGTCACACCGTTGCTGTATATAACGGAAATAAATTCGTTCCCGTGTATGTTACCGAGAATATGGTGGGACATAAATTCGGTGAGTTTTCACCAACACGTACGTACAGAGGACATACAGGTAATAACAAAATGGATAAATCAGCGCCTGCGTCAGCGCCTTCAGCGGCACCTGCAGCGAAATCGGAATAA
- the rpsJ gene encoding 30S ribosomal protein S10: MSQKIRIKLKSYDYNLVDKSAEKIVKTVKATGAVVSGPIPLPTHTRIYTVLKSPHVNKKARDQFQLRSYKRLMDIYSSTSKTVDALMKLELPSGVEVEIKV, encoded by the coding sequence ATGAGCCAAAAAATAAGGATTAAACTGAAGTCGTACGATTACAACTTGGTTGATAAATCGGCAGAGAAGATTGTGAAGACTGTAAAAGCTACAGGTGCTGTTGTTAGTGGACCAATTCCACTTCCAACACATACACGTATTTACACAGTGCTTAAATCACCGCACGTAAATAAAAAGGCACGTGATCAATTTCAATTACGTTCGTATAAAAGGCTGATGGACATTTATAGTTCAACTTCTAAAACCGTTGATGCACTCATGAAATTAGAGTTGCCGAGCGGAGTTGAAGTTGAGATCAAGGTGTAG
- the rplP gene encoding 50S ribosomal protein L16, producing the protein MLQPKRTKFRKTQKMKMKGDAKRGHELAFGTFGIKALQGTWVTARQIEAARVALTRFLKRDGQVWINLFPDKPITRKPAEVRMGKGKGAPEYWVCPVKPGRILFEVEGVPMATAKEALRLASQKLPITVKFIVRRDYVEEKAAN; encoded by the coding sequence ATGTTACAGCCAAAGAGAACGAAGTTCAGAAAGACGCAAAAAATGAAAATGAAAGGCGATGCCAAACGTGGTCATGAGCTTGCCTTTGGAACTTTCGGTATTAAAGCATTGCAAGGTACATGGGTAACTGCTCGTCAGATCGAAGCTGCGCGTGTTGCATTGACCCGCTTTTTGAAACGCGACGGACAGGTTTGGATCAACTTGTTTCCGGATAAACCGATCACACGTAAGCCTGCGGAGGTGCGTATGGGTAAAGGTAAAGGTGCTCCTGAATATTGGGTGTGTCCTGTTAAACCCGGTCGTATTCTTTTTGAAGTTGAAGGGGTCCCTATGGCTACTGCAAAAGAAGCATTGCGTTTAGCGTCACAAAAGCTTCCGATCACGGTGAAATTTATTGTGCGCAGGGATTATGTTGAAGAAAAAGCGGCTAATTAA
- the rpsN gene encoding 30S ribosomal protein S14, giving the protein MAKESMKAREVKRARMIKRYAAKRAELKAALLAGDPDASAKLQKLPRNSSPIRTRNRCKLTGRPRGYIRQFGVSRNTFREMALFGKIPGITRASW; this is encoded by the coding sequence ATGGCAAAAGAATCAATGAAGGCCCGTGAGGTCAAGAGAGCACGAATGATAAAAAGATACGCTGCTAAACGCGCTGAATTAAAAGCGGCTCTGTTAGCAGGCGATCCTGATGCTTCGGCGAAACTTCAAAAACTTCCCCGTAATTCATCACCCATTCGTACACGTAACCGTTGTAAATTAACGGGTCGTCCTCGTGGTTATATCCGTCAATTCGGTGTTTCGCGTAATACATTCCGCGAAATGGCATTGTTCGGAAAGATCCCGGGAATAACAAGAGCAAGCTGGTAA
- the rpsH gene encoding 30S ribosomal protein S8 gives MDAIADYLTKIRNAMKAQHRVVEIPASNIKKEITKILFDQGYILSYKFEDSANKQGIIKIALKYNPNKQPAIKALKRVSTPGARHYTNVGTMPRVLNGLGVAILSTSKGLMTDKQAKKANVGGEILCHVH, from the coding sequence ATGGACGCAATAGCAGATTACCTAACAAAGATCAGGAATGCAATGAAGGCTCAACACCGTGTGGTTGAAATTCCTGCATCGAATATTAAAAAAGAGATCACTAAAATTCTTTTTGACCAGGGTTATATCCTTAGCTATAAATTTGAAGATAGTGCCAATAAACAAGGCATTATCAAAATAGCTTTGAAATACAATCCCAATAAACAGCCTGCGATTAAGGCTTTGAAGAGGGTAAGTACTCCCGGAGCACGTCATTACACTAACGTGGGTACTATGCCGCGTGTATTGAATGGTTTAGGAGTAGCGATTCTTTCAACTTCAAAAGGACTAATGACCGATAAGCAGGCGAAAAAAGCGAATGTAGGCGGTGAAATACTTTGCCACGTTCATTAA
- the rpsQ gene encoding 30S ribosomal protein S17, with the protein MEKEKRNLRKEKVGTVLSNKMTKSIVVAVERKVKHPKYHKFVNRTSTFMAHDEKNECGIGDTVRIEETRPLSKNKCWRLVEIVEKAK; encoded by the coding sequence ATGGAAAAAGAAAAAAGAAATTTAAGAAAAGAAAAAGTAGGGACTGTTCTCAGCAACAAGATGACAAAGTCTATTGTTGTTGCTGTAGAGAGAAAAGTAAAGCACCCGAAATACCATAAGTTCGTTAACAGGACATCCACGTTTATGGCTCACGATGAAAAAAATGAATGTGGGATTGGTGATACAGTTCGTATTGAGGAAACCCGTCCGCTCAGCAAAAATAAATGCTGGCGCCTGGTTGAGATAGTTGAAAAAGCTAAATAA
- the rplW gene encoding 50S ribosomal protein L23, which yields MSTIIRPIITEKMTAAGEKLNRYGFIVDTNANKIDIKKAVEKMYGVSVESINTQNYIGKIKTRNTTRGVAIGRLNKAKKAIVTLKKGETIDFYSSI from the coding sequence ATGAGCACAATTATAAGACCGATAATTACCGAAAAGATGACTGCCGCAGGCGAGAAATTAAATCGCTATGGTTTTATTGTTGATACTAATGCCAATAAGATCGATATCAAAAAGGCCGTGGAAAAAATGTATGGAGTATCTGTTGAATCAATTAATACCCAGAACTACATCGGTAAGATAAAGACCCGCAATACCACCCGTGGCGTTGCGATCGGGCGTTTGAATAAAGCAAAAAAAGCAATTGTGACACTTAAAAAAGGTGAAACAATTGATTTTTATAGCAGCATATAA
- the rplF gene encoding 50S ribosomal protein L6, translating to MSRIGKLPVTLPKGVEVKVSDKNLVTVKGPKGELNKSLDTAITVKVEEGKVVLARATEQKRHKALHGLYRALIANMVHGVSQGYKTEQELVGVGYRAAHKGQMLELTLGMSHNVAFELPKEIKLLTATEKGKNPTIMLESSDKELIGLVASKIRSLRKPEPYKGKGIKFANEILRRKAGKAAGK from the coding sequence ATGTCACGAATAGGTAAATTGCCGGTTACTCTTCCAAAAGGTGTTGAAGTAAAGGTGTCAGATAAGAACCTGGTAACTGTAAAAGGTCCCAAAGGTGAATTGAATAAATCACTTGATACTGCAATAACTGTGAAGGTTGAAGAAGGTAAAGTTGTTCTTGCAAGAGCAACTGAACAAAAGCGCCACAAAGCGCTTCACGGTTTATACCGTGCGCTTATTGCTAACATGGTTCACGGAGTGTCACAGGGATACAAAACAGAACAGGAACTTGTTGGTGTAGGTTATCGTGCTGCGCACAAGGGCCAGATGCTGGAGCTTACATTAGGCATGTCGCATAACGTGGCTTTTGAACTGCCAAAAGAAATTAAATTGCTTACAGCCACTGAAAAAGGTAAAAATCCGACCATTATGCTTGAAAGTTCTGATAAAGAACTGATAGGTTTGGTCGCTTCTAAAATACGTTCGTTAAGGAAACCTGAGCCATACAAGGGCAAGGGTATTAAGTTCGCTAACGAAATATTGAGAAGAAAAGCCGGTAAAGCTGCCGGTAAATAA
- a CDS encoding 50S ribosomal protein L18, producing the protein MATAKDFRRSGIRKRVRKVVSGDSNAPRMSVFRSNKQISAQLIDDVKGITIAFASSSEKELEAKTKKLPKIEQAKLVGKTLAEKAIKAGIKEVRFDRNGYLYHGRVKSLADGAREGGLKF; encoded by the coding sequence ATGGCAACAGCAAAAGATTTCAGAAGAAGCGGGATAAGAAAAAGAGTCAGGAAAGTAGTTTCCGGTGATTCTAACGCTCCGCGTATGAGTGTATTCAGAAGCAACAAGCAGATATCTGCTCAGCTGATCGATGATGTTAAAGGTATTACAATTGCATTCGCTTCTTCATCTGAAAAGGAACTGGAAGCAAAAACAAAAAAACTTCCCAAGATTGAACAGGCAAAGCTTGTTGGCAAAACACTTGCAGAGAAAGCTATTAAAGCCGGCATCAAAGAAGTTCGTTTCGACAGGAATGGTTACCTATATCATGGACGTGTTAAATCATTGGCTGATGGTGCACGTGAAGGTGGACTTAAATTTTAA
- the rplV gene encoding 50S ribosomal protein L22, which produces MGSRKKNRADKRKEDRKNQYFAVLRNCPTSPRKMRTVADLIRGKEVYTALNILKFNAKHPSNKLETLLTSAIHNYEAKSGQRADAGNLYVTNVFVDGAITLKRMLPAPQGRAYRMRKRSNHVTLYVGTMEEDQMDEVLAEETQEETVK; this is translated from the coding sequence ATGGGATCAAGAAAAAAAAACAGAGCTGATAAGAGAAAAGAAGACAGGAAGAATCAATACTTCGCTGTCCTCCGTAACTGTCCTACTTCTCCGCGCAAAATGAGAACTGTAGCAGACCTTATCCGTGGAAAGGAAGTTTACACTGCGCTGAATATTTTAAAATTCAACGCAAAGCATCCTTCAAATAAACTGGAAACGTTGTTAACTTCAGCTATTCATAATTATGAAGCTAAATCAGGTCAGCGTGCAGATGCAGGTAATTTATATGTTACCAATGTTTTTGTAGATGGTGCAATTACACTTAAGCGCATGTTGCCTGCTCCGCAGGGTCGCGCATACCGTATGAGAAAGCGTTCGAACCATGTAACATTATATGTGGGAACAATGGAAGAAGATCAGATGGACGAAGTTCTGGCAGAAGAAACTCAGGAAGAAACCGTAAAATAA
- the rplB gene encoding 50S ribosomal protein L2 has protein sequence MALKKFRPLTPGQRFKIVVDNNDITADRPEKSLVSPYKKSGGRNNMGKMTMRYLGGGHKRQYRAVDFKRDKQDIPALVKTIEYDPNRSARIALVNYADGEKRYIIAPNGLQVGQKVVSGKNATPEVGNAMFLNDIPLGTIIHNIELRPGQGGAMARSAGSYAQLSARDGKFATVQLPSGETRMILVTCLATIGSVSNADHNLESHGKAGRVRWMGRRPRVRGVAMNPVDHPMGGGEGRASGGHPRSRKGLKAKGYKTRYPKKASNKYIIERRKK, from the coding sequence ATGGCTCTTAAGAAATTCAGACCGTTGACCCCTGGTCAACGATTCAAAATTGTTGTCGACAATAACGACATCACTGCAGACAGACCCGAAAAGAGTCTCGTATCTCCTTATAAGAAATCCGGCGGACGTAATAATATGGGTAAAATGACCATGCGCTATTTAGGCGGAGGTCATAAACGTCAGTATCGTGCAGTGGATTTTAAACGCGACAAGCAGGATATTCCTGCTTTGGTGAAGACTATCGAGTACGATCCGAATCGTAGTGCGCGTATCGCTTTGGTTAATTATGCCGATGGCGAAAAGCGTTACATCATTGCACCGAACGGTTTACAGGTTGGGCAAAAAGTTGTATCAGGAAAAAATGCGACACCTGAAGTGGGTAATGCGATGTTCCTCAATGACATTCCATTAGGTACAATTATTCATAACATTGAGTTGCGCCCCGGACAAGGTGGTGCAATGGCCCGTTCTGCAGGTTCATACGCGCAGCTTTCAGCACGTGATGGTAAGTTTGCTACTGTGCAGCTCCCTTCAGGCGAAACACGTATGATCCTTGTTACTTGCCTGGCTACGATCGGTTCTGTATCTAACGCTGATCATAACCTGGAAAGCCATGGTAAAGCAGGCCGCGTGCGTTGGATGGGAAGACGTCCGCGTGTTCGTGGTGTTGCTATGAATCCGGTTGATCACCCGATGGGTGGTGGTGAAGGAAGAGCTTCGGGTGGTCACCCGCGCTCACGCAAGGGGCTTAAAGCCAAAGGATACAAAACAAGATATCCTAAAAAGGCATCGAATAAATATATCATAGAAAGAAGAAAAAAATAA
- the rplN gene encoding 50S ribosomal protein L14 translates to MIQQESRMTVADNSGAKEVLCIRVLGGTKKHYASIGDKVVVTVKHALPSGGIKKGAVSKAVVVRTKKEIRRADGSFIRFDDNAVVLLNAQDELRGTRIFGPVARELRDKQFMKIISLAPEVL, encoded by the coding sequence ATGATACAGCAGGAATCCAGGATGACAGTAGCCGACAACAGCGGTGCCAAAGAAGTTCTTTGCATACGTGTGTTGGGTGGAACAAAGAAGCACTACGCTTCAATCGGCGACAAAGTGGTTGTTACTGTGAAGCACGCGCTTCCTTCAGGTGGTATAAAAAAAGGCGCTGTTTCTAAAGCTGTTGTGGTGCGTACAAAAAAAGAGATCCGCAGGGCTGATGGTTCTTTCATTCGTTTTGATGATAATGCAGTTGTGTTATTGAATGCCCAGGATGAATTAAGGGGTACACGTATTTTCGGACCGGTTGCGCGCGAGTTAAGGGATAAACAATTCATGAAAATTATATCGTTGGCACCGGAAGTGCTGTAA
- the rplC gene encoding 50S ribosomal protein L3 yields MSGLIGKKIGMTSVFSASGKYIPCTIIEAGPCVVTQVKTLEKDGYEAVQLAFDEKKEKHTSSAMKGHFTKAATTPKRKLVEFAEFPSALNLGDKVTVELFAEGEFVDVIGTSKGKGFQGVVKRHGFSGVGGQTHGQHDRARAPGSLGNSSTGARVIKGMRMAGRTGGNRNKANNLEVVKIFADKNLLVVKGSIPGSSGSYVYIEK; encoded by the coding sequence ATGTCTGGACTAATAGGTAAAAAAATCGGAATGACTAGTGTCTTCAGTGCCTCTGGAAAATATATCCCATGCACAATTATAGAAGCCGGTCCTTGTGTTGTTACGCAAGTAAAAACCTTGGAGAAAGACGGGTATGAAGCTGTACAGCTTGCTTTCGACGAAAAGAAAGAAAAGCATACATCTTCTGCTATGAAAGGTCACTTCACAAAAGCGGCCACAACTCCAAAACGTAAACTGGTTGAGTTCGCTGAGTTTCCCAGCGCTTTAAACCTGGGAGATAAAGTAACGGTTGAGCTGTTTGCTGAAGGTGAATTCGTTGATGTGATCGGTACTTCAAAAGGTAAAGGTTTTCAGGGAGTTGTAAAACGCCATGGCTTTAGCGGTGTTGGTGGTCAAACACACGGTCAGCACGATCGTGCCCGCGCACCCGGATCATTAGGTAACTCATCAACAGGAGCCCGGGTTATTAAAGGTATGCGTATGGCTGGTCGTACCGGCGGCAACCGTAACAAAGCAAACAACCTTGAAGTTGTAAAAATATTTGCCGATAAGAACCTGCTCGTTGTAAAAGGTTCTATTCCCGGTTCAAGCGGCTCTTACGTTTACATCGAAAAATAA
- the rplD gene encoding 50S ribosomal protein L4: MEITIVNISGKKTSKKVALNKDIFGIEPNDHAIYLDCKQHMANQRQGTHKSKERAEIHRTTKKLKRQKGTGGARAGSMKSPIFIGGGRVFGPKPRDYSFKLNKKVKQLARKSALTYKAKEEGIVVLEDFNFEAPKTKNYLDLLKNLNLADKKTILVLAESNKNVYLSARNLGKTLVTTASELTTYDVLNANNVLLTEGSVKEIEKVLNN; encoded by the coding sequence ATGGAAATCACAATTGTAAATATAAGTGGCAAAAAAACCTCGAAAAAGGTTGCTTTGAACAAAGATATATTTGGCATTGAGCCTAATGACCATGCCATCTATCTTGATTGCAAGCAGCACATGGCCAATCAGCGCCAGGGTACCCATAAATCAAAAGAAAGAGCCGAAATTCACCGCACTACAAAAAAGCTTAAAAGGCAAAAGGGTACAGGTGGAGCACGTGCAGGCAGTATGAAATCCCCCATTTTTATTGGAGGTGGACGTGTTTTTGGCCCGAAACCACGTGACTATTCCTTCAAATTGAATAAAAAGGTAAAGCAGTTGGCTCGTAAGTCAGCTCTTACATACAAAGCGAAAGAGGAAGGTATTGTAGTGTTGGAAGACTTTAATTTCGAGGCTCCTAAGACCAAGAACTACTTAGATCTGTTGAAGAATCTGAATTTGGCAGATAAAAAAACAATATTAGTCTTGGCAGAGTCCAATAAAAATGTATATTTGTCGGCCCGAAATTTAGGTAAAACGCTTGTTACCACAGCTTCGGAACTCACTACCTACGATGTTTTGAATGCGAATAATGTGTTGTTGACTGAAGGTTCGGTGAAAGAAATTGAAAAAGTATTAAATAACTGA
- the rplX gene encoding 50S ribosomal protein L24 encodes MSKKLHIKKGDLVKVLAGNARGSEGKVLTVDVQNNRAIVEGVNKISKHTKPNAKSPNGGIVEQEASVHVSNLMLIEPASGTPTRVGRKLDEETNKLVRISKKSGEVIK; translated from the coding sequence ATGAGCAAGAAATTACATATCAAAAAAGGCGACCTGGTAAAGGTACTGGCAGGTAATGCCCGTGGTTCCGAAGGAAAGGTTTTAACAGTTGATGTTCAGAACAACAGGGCAATTGTTGAAGGTGTTAATAAAATATCTAAACATACCAAGCCTAACGCGAAAAGTCCGAATGGCGGTATCGTGGAACAGGAAGCTTCAGTGCATGTGTCAAACCTTATGTTGATCGAGCCTGCAAGCGGTACTCCTACACGTGTTGGTCGTAAGCTTGATGAAGAAACAAATAAATTAGTGCGTATATCAAAAAAATCAGGGGAGGTAATTAAATAA
- the rpmC gene encoding 50S ribosomal protein L29, with amino-acid sequence MKQSEIKELSTSDIAEKIAEEQTTLTKIKMGHKVSPIENPLKIRIARRTVARLKTELKQRQLAEAKK; translated from the coding sequence ATGAAACAGAGCGAAATAAAAGAATTGTCAACCAGCGATATCGCTGAAAAAATTGCTGAAGAGCAAACGACGTTGACTAAAATAAAAATGGGGCACAAGGTTTCTCCTATTGAGAATCCATTGAAGATTCGTATTGCAAGAAGGACAGTTGCCCGTTTAAAAACCGAGCTTAAACAAAGGCAATTAGCTGAAGCTAAAAAATAG
- the rplE gene encoding 50S ribosomal protein L5, with translation MATAKYSPRLKEKYRKEVVPALQKKFNFSSPMQVPKLLKICVNQGVGEAVADKKLIEGAIKEMTMITGQKAVATYSKKDIANFKLRKGVPIGVRVTLRGNMMYEFLDRLISASLPRIRDFKGINDKSFDGHGNYTLGVTEQIIFPEIDIDKVNKIAGMDITFVTSTEDDNEALALLSEYGLPFKNQNKK, from the coding sequence ATGGCAACAGCAAAATATTCACCAAGGTTAAAGGAAAAGTACAGGAAAGAAGTTGTTCCGGCTCTTCAGAAGAAGTTTAACTTTTCATCTCCGATGCAGGTTCCGAAGCTGCTTAAGATCTGTGTTAACCAGGGCGTAGGCGAAGCGGTAGCTGATAAAAAACTTATTGAAGGAGCTATTAAGGAAATGACCATGATAACCGGTCAGAAAGCGGTAGCTACCTATTCGAAGAAAGATATCGCGAACTTTAAACTTCGTAAAGGTGTTCCCATTGGTGTTCGCGTAACATTACGCGGCAATATGATGTATGAATTCCTGGATCGTTTGATCTCCGCGTCACTGCCCCGTATACGTGACTTCAAAGGCATCAACGATAAAAGTTTTGATGGGCACGGCAACTACACACTAGGTGTTACTGAGCAGATCATTTTTCCTGAGATCGATATCGATAAAGTAAATAAAATTGCAGGTATGGATATCACATTTGTTACTTCAACAGAGGATGACAATGAAGCGCTGGCACTTTTATCCGAATATGGTTTACCATTTAAAAATCAAAATAAAAAATAA
- the rpsC gene encoding 30S ribosomal protein S3: protein MGQKTNPIGFRLGIIKGWDSNWYGGRDYSDKLVEDEKIRNYLKARLGKAGISKIVIERTLKLITVTIHTARPGIIIGKGGKEVDKLKEELKKLTKKDIQINIYEIKRPELDARLVADSVARQIEGRISFRRAVKMSIASTMRMGAEGIKIRCSGRLAGAEIARVESYKEGRTPLHTLRADIDYAVAEAHTTYGRIGIKVWICKGEVYGKRDLSPNFGGAKEKKTPQGGAGGGNPHNPKGGSFGKPKREKRDDK from the coding sequence ATGGGACAAAAGACAAATCCAATAGGTTTTAGATTAGGAATCATCAAAGGATGGGATTCTAACTGGTATGGTGGAAGAGACTATTCAGATAAATTGGTTGAGGACGAAAAGATCCGTAACTACCTGAAAGCTCGTTTAGGAAAAGCAGGCATCTCTAAAATTGTAATAGAGCGCACGCTTAAACTTATTACCGTTACCATTCATACTGCTCGTCCCGGCATTATCATTGGTAAAGGTGGTAAAGAGGTTGATAAGCTGAAAGAGGAATTGAAAAAACTTACCAAGAAGGATATTCAGATAAATATATATGAAATTAAGCGTCCTGAATTGGATGCCCGTTTGGTTGCAGATAGTGTAGCCCGTCAGATCGAAGGACGTATCTCCTTCCGCAGAGCGGTAAAAATGTCAATTGCTTCAACCATGCGTATGGGCGCTGAAGGGATTAAGATCAGGTGCTCAGGCCGTTTAGCTGGCGCTGAAATTGCACGTGTTGAATCGTATAAAGAAGGAAGAACTCCTTTGCATACCCTTAGGGCTGATATTGATTATGCGGTTGCAGAAGCGCATACAACATACGGTCGTATTGGTATCAAAGTTTGGATATGTAAAGGCGAAGTTTACGGAAAACGCGATTTGTCGCCAAACTTTGGTGGAGCAAAAGAAAAGAAAACACCGCAAGGTGGTGCAGGTGGAGGAAATCCGCATAATCCTAAAGGCGGAAGCTTCGGAAAACCAAAAAGAGAAAAAAGAGACGATAAATAG